In the Euphorbia lathyris chromosome 5, ddEupLath1.1, whole genome shotgun sequence genome, one interval contains:
- the LOC136230043 gene encoding protein SUPPRESSOR OF GENE SILENCING 3: MSSRGRGGKAPNAVSGKGKSSSEDSSPKVENLTQGVSDISLDGSQDDGQWEVISRKSKNKAAQPWGAQNSTPKAWGQPDTVQKLGLRNNGGGGSGKMSNSTWTTQSPEKRPAGRGNNRPQSSNNSMAPVPAIRPPLEHGWNWQARAGATAEKGPEDGQQQDEHFEDNKGNSAEDEDEDDDDADDMDDSDVELMSDGFDSDESVKSYETRKKNKWFKKLFESLDSLTVEQINEPARQWHCPACQGGPGAIDWYKGMQPLIAHAKTKRSKRVRLHRELAELLEEELHRRGTTVVPAGEIFGKWEGLKSEEKDRLIVWPPMVVIMNTKLEKDDNDRWIGMGNQELLKYFEGYAAVRARHSYGPQGHRGMSVLIFESSATGYLEAERLHKHFEEQRTDRNAWDRRRVLFHHGGKRQLYGYMALKEDLDFFNQHSQGKAKLRFEMRSYIESVVQQIAQMSEDNQQLGWYKTRVVKEQLRYRSVKESLERVTDKLRKTTEENRIVRQRTQIHHEQSQEELEFQEQFFKEQMKNIHEATIAKEEDFENMQQREREKAKLLRDNANPSNTEEYKLRVEEGEKLIDVQDKEIEGYVEERDGLMKEHEELFAAMKRRHWEEELELEKQFGEKMSSLMDKYTPKSVEDIVE, translated from the exons ATGAGTTCAAGAGGACGGGGTGGAAAAGCTCCAAATGCTGTTAGTGGCAAAGGGAAAAGTTCGTCTGAAGATTCAAGTCCCAAGGTTGAAAACTTGACTCAAGGTGTATCAGATATCAGTTTGGATGGATCACAAGATGATGGTCAATGGGAGGTCATCTCCCGGAAGTCCAAGAACAAAGCTGCTCAACCTTGGGGTGCTCAGAATTCTACTCCTAAAGCATGGGGACAACCAGATACAGTACAAAAGCTTGGTCTCCGGAATAATGGAGGTGGTGGATCAGGGAAGATGTCTAACAGTACCTGGACTACCCAGTCTCCTGAAAAGAGACCAGCTGGCAGAGGAAATAACAGACCTCAATCATCAAACAACTCCATGGCTCCAGTACCTGCTATTAGGCCACCTCTTGAGCATGGATGGAATTGGCAAGCTAGAGCTGGTGCTACTGCAGAGAAGGGTCCAGAAGATGGTCAACAACAGGATGAACATTTTGAAGATAACAAAGGAAACAGTGCTGAAGACGAAGACGAAGATGACGATGATGCTGATGACATGGATGACTCAGATGTTGAACTTATGTCTGATGGCTTTGATTCAGATGAGAGTGTAAAGAGCTATGAGACTCGCAAGAAGAATAAATGGTTCAAAAAGTTATTCGAGAGTTTGGACAGTTTGACAGTCGAGCAGATCAATGAACCTGCCAGACAGTGGCATTGTCCGGCATGCCAAGGTGGTCCTGGTGCCATTGACTGGTATAAAGGTATGCAGCCCCTAATAGCTCATGCAAAAACAAAGAGATCAAAACGGGTGAGGCTTCATCGAGAGCTTGCTGAACTCTTGGAGGAGGAGTTGCATAGGAGAGGAACTACTGTTGTTCCAGCTGGTGAAATCTTCGGGAAATGGGAAGGTTTAAAATCTGAAGAGAAGGACCGACTGATAGTGTGGCCTCCCATGGTCGTTATAATGAACACAAAGCTTGAGAAGGACGATAATGACAGG TGGATTGGAATGGGCAATCAAGAGCTGCTTAAATATTTTGAGGGGTATGCTGCTGTGAGGGCTAGACACTCGTACGGCCCACAGGGACATCGGGGTATGAGTGTTCTGATATTCGAGAGCTCTGCAACGGGTTATTTGGAAGCTGAACGGCTTCATAAGCATTTTGAAGAACAGAGAACCGATAGAAATGCTTGGGATCGCCGTCGGGTTTTATTCCATCATGGTGGGAAGCGCCAACTTTACGGTTACATGGCTCTGAAGGAGGACTTGGACTTCTTCAACCAACATTCACAag GGAAAGCAAAGCTAAGATTTGAGATGCGGTCTTACATTGAGTCGGTGGTGCAGCAAATCGCTCAGATGAGCGAGGATAACCAACAACTTGGTTGGTATAAGACCAGAGTTGTTAAAGAACAATTGCGGTACAGATCTGTTAAGGAATCACTTGAAAGGGTGACTGATAAACTAAGAAAAACAACTGAGGAAAATCGCATTGTCAGGCAGAGAACCCAGATCCACCACGAGCAGAGCCAGGAAgag TTGGAATTCCAAGAGCAATTTTTCAAGGAACAGATGAAGAACATACACGAGGCAACAATTGCTAAAGAAGAGGATTTCGAGAACATGCAGCAGAGGGAACGCGAAAAGGCAAAACTGCTACGTGATAATGCTAATCCATCCAACACCGAGGAATACAAGCTCAG GGTGGAAGAAGGCGAGAAACTGATAGACGTTCAAGATAAAGAGATTGAAGGCTATGTAGAAGAGAGGGATGGGCTTATGAAAGAGCATGAGGAGCTATTTGCAGCGATGAAAAGGAGGCATTGGGAAGAAGAACTCGAGCTAGAGAAGCAATTCGGTGAGAAAATGAGTTCCCTGATGGACAAGTACACCCCGAAATCAGTGGAGGATATAGTAGAATAG